One Deltaproteobacteria bacterium genomic window carries:
- a CDS encoding substrate-binding domain-containing protein → MALTNGAYPVIPADRGDDLHNLEYLESADLVLFMAGNQFMVMAELLRKFQEQYPSIKKIFYETLPPGLELKQILAGGAMFKGRVLDIVPDVYSSVSRSAMEHLREKGFVEEEDYFLYLHNRIVLMVPAENPADIVRVNDLGRDEVRISQPSPEYEDIAYHIIDMYREAGGEDLVQRIMEQKRAEATTILTVVHHRETPLRIVKGTVDVGPVWATEIIHAQDQRLPIAVVDPGPELDQRERINYYVCSLRQAKNRENAAAFLDFIKSAAAQAVYEKHGFVPHFQSS, encoded by the coding sequence ATGGCGTTGACAAATGGAGCTTACCCTGTCATTCCTGCAGATCGAGGCGACGACCTGCACAACCTCGAATATCTAGAATCCGCCGACCTTGTTCTTTTTATGGCCGGCAATCAGTTTATGGTGATGGCTGAGCTGTTGCGGAAATTTCAAGAGCAGTATCCCAGCATCAAGAAGATTTTCTATGAAACGCTGCCCCCAGGCCTCGAGTTGAAGCAGATTCTGGCTGGGGGCGCCATGTTCAAGGGTAGAGTGCTCGACATTGTGCCGGATGTCTACAGCTCGGTATCCAGATCTGCCATGGAACACCTGAGAGAGAAAGGCTTTGTCGAAGAGGAAGACTACTTTCTTTATCTACACAACCGAATAGTGCTCATGGTGCCAGCGGAAAATCCTGCAGATATTGTCAGGGTAAATGATCTGGGGCGAGATGAAGTGCGGATATCCCAGCCCAGTCCAGAATACGAAGATATTGCCTATCATATCATCGACATGTACCGTGAGGCTGGCGGTGAAGACCTTGTTCAGCGCATTATGGAGCAGAAGCGGGCCGAAGCAACAACCATCCTTACGGTGGTGCACCACAGAGAGACACCCCTGAGGATAGTAAAGGGAACAGTGGATGTGGGGCCGGTGTGGGCCACAGAAATCATCCATGCCCAGGATCAAAGGCTGCCCATTGCCGTGGTGGACCCGGGGCCGGAGCTGGATCAACGGGAGCGCATAAACTATTATGTCTGTTCGCTGCGGCAGGCAAAGAACAGGGAGAATGCTGCAGCGTTTCTGGATTTCATCAAGTCTGCCGCTGCGCAGGCTGTCTATGAGAAGCACGGTTTTGTACCCCATTTCCAATCATCTTGA